The Actinosynnema mirum DSM 43827 genomic interval TCCAGCGCACCCCGGCGCGCGTGCCGGGGCCGTTCGGACACTCCTGGACGTTCCTGGACGAGACCCGCGTGGCGGGACGGCGCCCCCGGTCGTCCGGAGCTCCTAAGCGGCTCCGATCCACTGCCAGGCCCGGCACTTGCTGTCGCCGCCGCCGGTCTTGCTGCTGCAGACCCGGAAGCTGACCACCTCGCGGGGGCCGATGCTCCTGGTGCCGCACCCGTCCTTCGCCCCGTTGGAGTCGCCCAGCTTGTACTCGGTCCCCGAGCCGGCCACCGTGTACTCGATGCGCACACCGCGGTCGTTCGCCGACGTGTCGCACACGCGCAGGTACTGGTGCGTGTGCGACACGTACCCGGAACCGCCGCCGTCCGGCGGGGTCTGCGTGTGCGCCGCCGCCGAGGCGGCATGGGTGCTGGCGGCCAGCATGAGAACCGTCCCGGCGGCGACCGCCGCCGCCCTCTGAGCGAACTTCAGCACGAGATCCCCCTTGAGTTCCCCGGACAAGCCTTCAAGATCGAGTCCTTCGACCGGGGGGACGATACAGTCGCATCGCCGTCCGACCTACCTCCAAACGGTGCATATGCACCATGACGGTGGGCGGGAAGTCCTTGGAGGCCGGGTCCTTGCGGGGCCCCGCGGTTGTGCGCCGCCGGGCGGTACGGGGGTGGGCACGCGGCCGATACCGGGGCCCGGCGCGGGAGGGCTAGCGTTGGCCGGGTGAGCGAACTCCAGGGGATGCGCCCGCCTGGCCTGGCGGGGTTGACGGGCAAGCACCTGGCGGCGGGGGTGCTCTTCCGCGACCGGGACGGCCGGGTGCTGCTGGTCGGGCCGTCCTACAAGGCGGACTGGGAGATCCCCGGCGGCGCGGTCGAGGTGGACGAGTCGCCGTGGGCGGCGGCGTCGCGCGAGCTGGGCGAGGAGCTGGGGTGGACGCGGCCGGTGGGCAGGTTGCTGGTGGTGGACTTCCACCCGGCGCGTGACCGGCGGCCCGAGACGGTGGCGTTCGTCTTCGACGGCGGGCTGGTGTCCGAGGACGATCTCGAAGGGCTCGGGTCCCCGGACGGGGAGCTGCGGTCGGTGGCGCTGCGCACGGTGGAGCAGGCGCGGGCGCTGGTGCTGCCGTGGCTGGCGGGGCGGTTGGTGGCGGCGCTGGAGGTCGTGGACGGTGGCGGGACCGCGCTGTGCGAGGTGGGCGAGCGGGTGGCCTGACCCGCCCGGCTGACCGCGCCGGACGGGTCGGGGACGGTCAGGCGACGGCGGTGCCCTCCAGCTCCACCATCAGCGGCGCCAGCGCCAGCCGGGTGACGCCCAGCATGGTGGTCGTCGGCGCGACCTGGGCCGCGCCGAGCCGGGCCGCCAGCACCCCGTAGTGCTGGAAGAGCAGGTCCACGTCGGTGGTGTGCACGTTCAGCCGGACGAGGTTCGCCAGCGTCATGCCCGCCCCGCCGAGAACCGCCTCCAGGTTGTCCAGGCTCAGCGCCAGCTGGGCCGCCATGTCACCGGCGTGCCGCGGCGCCCCGTCGGCGTCGGTCGCGGTCTGCCCGGAGCAGTAGAGGGTCCGGGACTGCCCGGAGACCACCTCGCCCTGGTTGAAGCCCATGCCGACCGACCAGGTCGTCGGGTTGACGGCCGTTCGTTCCACTGCCACGCCTGCACCGCTCTCGTCGCGGCGGTCCGGTCGACCGCCTGTGGTCGTGGACCCTGCCCGCGAATCACGACACCTCCTGTCAGGTATTCCTGGCAGGATTGCGGGACGTGCGAGCTGACCGGTTGGTCTCGCTGGTCCTGCTGCTGCGCGGACGGGGCCGGATGTCCGCGACGGCGCTGGCCCGCGAGCTGGAGGTGTCCACGCGCACGGTGCTGCGCGACGTGGAGGCGCTGTCGGCCGCGGGCGTCCCGGTCTACGCGGAGCGCGGGCGGCGGGGCGGGTTCGCGCTGCTGCCGGGGTACCGCGCCGAGCTGACCGGGCTGAACCACGACGAGGCGCTGGCGCTGCTGGTGACGGGGTCGGGCGGCGGGTCGTTCGGGCTGGGCGGGGCGCTGGCGGCGGCGCTGCGCAAGGTCGCGGACGCCCTGCCTGCGCCGAACCGCGACACCGCGCACGACGCGGCGTCCCGCCTGCTGGCGTCCCCGGCGACCGACCTGCTCTCGCGGCCCCTCGCGGCGGACGACGCGCCCGGCGCCGTGCTGGCCGAGGTGCGGCGGGCGGTGGTGGCCGGGCGCAGGCTGCGGCTGCGGTACGCGGCGCCCGGCGGGGAACCGGGGTGGCGGGTGGTCGACCCGATCGGCCTGGTCGGCGCGGGGGACCGGACGTACCTGCTGGCGACGCGCGACGGCGAGGACCGCACCTACCGCCTGTCCAGGGTCCTGGCCGCCGAGGCGCTGCCCGAACCGGCGGTCCGGGCGGCGGAGGTCGACCTGGAGCGGGTGTGGCGGGAGCGGTGCGCGCGGCTCATCCCGGAATCAGCGCAGGTCACGGTCGTGGCGCGGGTGGACCCGGCCCGCCGGGAGGAGGTCGCGGGCACCGCGGTGGCCGTGCGCTCGACCGGCCCGGAGACGACCGGGTGGCCGGGCCTGGAGGTGCTCTACCAGGACCGCAGGCACGCCGAGTGGGCGTTGTGGCAGCTGGCCGAGGCTGTGGAGGTGCTGTCCCCGCCGTGGCTGCGCGAGCACCTGCGCGCCCGCGCCACCACCCTCGTCGACCGCTACGCCACCCCACCGGACCGGGACAGCCCGGCCCCGCAGGCGCCCTCCCCCGACGCCTTGACGCCCCGGAAAACCAGCCCCTAGATTCCGGGGACATCGCCCTCGACGGGGCCGCCGGTGTCGGGGCAGTCGCGCACGCCTCGCAGACAGGACCGACGATGATCCCGCGCACCTCCGGCGCCCGCCCACGCCCCACCGGCTTACGCCCCGCCGCCGCGCTCGGCGTCCTCACCGCCGTGGCCGCCGCCGCCACCCTCGCCGCCGTCCCCTCCCCCGCGCGCGCCGCCACCGGCTGCCGGGTGGACTACCGGGTCTCCAGCCAGTGGGCGGGCGGGTTCACCGCGAACGTGGACGTCACCAACCTCGGCGACCCGGTCACCTCCTGGCGGCTGACCTGGGCGTTCGGCGCGGGGCAGGCGGTGACCCAGGCGTGGGGCGGGGTCGCGGCGCAGACCGGGGCGCAGGTCAGGGTCGACAACGCGGCCTGGAACGGCTCCCTGGCCACCGGCGCGAGCACCTCGTTCGGGTTCACCGGCACCTGGACCGGCGCCAACCCGCCCCCGGCGCAGTTCGCGCTCGGCGGCGTCACCTGCACCGGCTCCACCACCCCGACGACCACGACGACGACCACCACCGCACCGCCGTCCGACGTGCTGGCCAAGGCGCACACCGTCGGCCGGGTCAGGCAGGCGGCGGGCGCCGCCCGCTACACCTGGCCCGGCATCGCCTTCGAGGGCCGCTTCCGGGGCACCGGCGTGGGCGTCACCCTCAACGACGCGGTCAACGACTACGACGTCCAGGTCGACGGCGCCACCGTCGCCACCCTGGTCACCCCCGGCCGCACCACCCACCGGGTGCAGGGGCTGACCAACGGCGTGCACACCGTGCGCGTGGTCAAGCGCACCGAGGTCCCGTGGAGCGCGGGCGAGTTCGGCGGCTTCACCGCGGACCCCGGCGGCGAGCTCCTGGACAAGCCCGCCCCGCGCACCCGGCAGATCGAGTTCATCGGCGACTCGCTCACCGCCGGCTACGGCAACACCTCCACCAGCCGCGACTGCTCCGCCACGGGCGTGGACCGCAAGTCCAACGCCGACCTGACCTTCGGCGCCCTGACCGCCCGAGCCCTGGGCGCCGACCACCAGATCAACGCGCAGTCCGGCAGGGGCATGGTCCGCAACTACAACGGCGGCGACCCCGGCACGGACTTCCGCACCTCCTACGCCCGCGGTCTGCAGAACGAGGCGGCCGACGTCTGGCAGAACCCGCCGACGTGGCGCCCGCAGCTGGTCGTGGTCGGCCTGGGCACCAACGACTTCTCCACCCCGGTCAACCCCGGCGAGCCCTGGACCGCGGACACCCTCGTCACCGCCTACAAGGCCGCCTACCAGGGCTTCCTCGACAAGCTCCGCGCCACCTACGGCCCGAACGCGGTCATCGTGGTCAACGCCTCGAACCTGTTCGCCCAGACCGCGCAGCAGGTCGTCACCGACCGCAACGCCCAGGGCGACACCCGAGTCCGCTTCTGGAACCACGACGACCCCCGCCTGGACCGCCTGGGCTGCGACTGGCACTACTCGACCGCCGACCACCGGCTCCTGTCGACCCTGCTGACCGACTACATCGCCACCCTGCCGCTGACCTGGTGAGCCTGTGACCTGCACGGATGACGATGCCCCACCACCCGTCCGCGACCGGGCGGGTGGTGGGCGGAA includes:
- a CDS encoding RidA family protein translates to MERTAVNPTTWSVGMGFNQGEVVSGQSRTLYCSGQTATDADGAPRHAGDMAAQLALSLDNLEAVLGGAGMTLANLVRLNVHTTDVDLLFQHYGVLAARLGAAQVAPTTTMLGVTRLALAPLMVELEGTAVA
- a CDS encoding cellulose binding domain-containing protein — translated: MIPRTSGARPRPTGLRPAAALGVLTAVAAAATLAAVPSPARAATGCRVDYRVSSQWAGGFTANVDVTNLGDPVTSWRLTWAFGAGQAVTQAWGGVAAQTGAQVRVDNAAWNGSLATGASTSFGFTGTWTGANPPPAQFALGGVTCTGSTTPTTTTTTTTAPPSDVLAKAHTVGRVRQAAGAARYTWPGIAFEGRFRGTGVGVTLNDAVNDYDVQVDGATVATLVTPGRTTHRVQGLTNGVHTVRVVKRTEVPWSAGEFGGFTADPGGELLDKPAPRTRQIEFIGDSLTAGYGNTSTSRDCSATGVDRKSNADLTFGALTARALGADHQINAQSGRGMVRNYNGGDPGTDFRTSYARGLQNEAADVWQNPPTWRPQLVVVGLGTNDFSTPVNPGEPWTADTLVTAYKAAYQGFLDKLRATYGPNAVIVVNASNLFAQTAQQVVTDRNAQGDTRVRFWNHDDPRLDRLGCDWHYSTADHRLLSTLLTDYIATLPLTW
- a CDS encoding helix-turn-helix transcriptional regulator; amino-acid sequence: MRADRLVSLVLLLRGRGRMSATALARELEVSTRTVLRDVEALSAAGVPVYAERGRRGGFALLPGYRAELTGLNHDEALALLVTGSGGGSFGLGGALAAALRKVADALPAPNRDTAHDAASRLLASPATDLLSRPLAADDAPGAVLAEVRRAVVAGRRLRLRYAAPGGEPGWRVVDPIGLVGAGDRTYLLATRDGEDRTYRLSRVLAAEALPEPAVRAAEVDLERVWRERCARLIPESAQVTVVARVDPARREEVAGTAVAVRSTGPETTGWPGLEVLYQDRRHAEWALWQLAEAVEVLSPPWLREHLRARATTLVDRYATPPDRDSPAPQAPSPDALTPRKTSP
- a CDS encoding NUDIX domain-containing protein, which translates into the protein MSELQGMRPPGLAGLTGKHLAAGVLFRDRDGRVLLVGPSYKADWEIPGGAVEVDESPWAAASRELGEELGWTRPVGRLLVVDFHPARDRRPETVAFVFDGGLVSEDDLEGLGSPDGELRSVALRTVEQARALVLPWLAGRLVAALEVVDGGGTALCEVGERVA